One segment of Anopheles stephensi strain Indian chromosome 3, UCI_ANSTEP_V1.0, whole genome shotgun sequence DNA contains the following:
- the LOC118511604 gene encoding uncharacterized protein LOC118511604 has product MALNIAVPMSGVGDLLEGFGLLSPISPVSIDFRSSIKNPLSPVGSESSGVSSLDLEDIKKQMPTLMDENEESDGSSGSGKSPSNTTVGSTMSSATSSRTCSTSSSASTASDDYSNQMDENEQKSSDGSGSNDEDGGVTPAATAAAAPSSLPDLLGPSEVEAESEPAVTGTDEASLVSEEFKRSLGLLLSNEPNELPLFSPKASKESIFSVPRTTICYNNRDILNLASNVRPYGRTPGEFAFQFAELPETNNIQFFLQNRSQYHRLGPNGHVQEFRMATCACCDFQYPVNTVGANSNAATAAPSAANQSFGTSNLANLSANQIYGNLQQQQQQQQHQQQMRLQQQQLQMQYANRYNNNANNGNSMGRDYSMYHQQVASGMGGGGSAAGGNLQSSRFNSGVYGTANGLPGGGSLPNAHNSMLGGSSAANGGFFSNNLLQGRDQYNPMASGMGMQYNTNAGATSKGISQSNGALSQPAGQLRQQQQYDMFQQQKQFLNNYAGLGSAAGGNGVNVTASSTAAAVRLQQQSQQASHYYKKPQAMRYGGGAGANNTMPPTSGGPSAGSNWKSPMANNNTIQDPAAKLFMELNKMQQQQQQQSQYYVPFQ; this is encoded by the exons ATGGCTCTCAACATTGCTGTACCGATGTCGGGTGTAGGCGATCTCCTGGAAGGATTCGGGCTGCTGTCGCCCATTTCTCCTGTCAGCATTGACTTCCGCAGCAGCATAAAGAACCCGCTATCACCCGTGGGTAGCGAATCCAGCGGCGTCAGTTCTTTGGATTTGGAAGACATTAAG AAACAAATGCCAACTCTAATGGACGAAAATGAAGAAAGCGACGGATCATCCGGCTCGGGAAAATCGCCATCTAACACAACCGTTGGATCAACCATGTCGTCGGCCACATCTTCCAGAACCTGTTCCACCTCTTCTTCCGCGTCCACGGCTTCCGACGACTACTCCAACCAGATGGatgaaaatgaacaaaaatctTCGGATGGCTCCGGTTCCAACGATGAGGATGGTGGCGtgacaccagcagcaacagcagcagcagcaccatcatcctTACCAGACCTTCTTGGACCCAGTGAGGTGGAAGCTGAAAGCGAACCTGCTGTAACTGGAACGGATGAAGCTTCGCTCGTCTCTGAAGAATTTAAACGATCCCTGGGGTTGCTCCTATCGAACGAACCGAACGAACTGCCATTGTTTTCACCCAAAGCTTCAAAAGAATCCATCTTTAGCGTGCCGCGCACCACCATCTGTTACAACAATCGCGACATTCTCAATCTGGCAAGCAATGTACGTCCATACGGTAGAACTCCCGGTGAGTTTGCCTTCCAGTTTGCTGAACTGCcggaaacaaacaacattcaGTTCTTTCTGCAAAATCGGTCCCAATACCACCGGCTCGGACCGAACGGTCACGTGCAGGAGTTTCGCATGGCCACCTGCGCATGCTGTGATTTCCAGTATCCGGTGAATACGGTGGGCGCAAACTCGaatgctgctactgctgcaccTTCTGCCGCTAACCAGAGCTTCGGTACCTCGAACTTGGCCAATCTGAGCGCAAACCAAATCTACGGCAacctccagcagcaacagcagcagcaacaacatcagcaacagatgcgactgcagcaacagcagctgcaaATGCAATACGCCAATCGTTACAACAACAATGCCAATAATGGAAACTCGATGGGTCGTGACTACAGTATGTACCACCAACAGGTAGCCAGCGgaatgggtggtggtggtagtgctgCGGGAGGAAATCTACAATCTTCGCGATTTAACAGTGGTGTATACGGCACGGCCAATGGTCTTCCCGGTGGTGGATCATTGCCAAATGCACATAACAGCATGCTTGGCGGTTCCTCCGCGGCGAATGGTGGCTTCTTTAGCAACAATCTGCTGCAGGGCCGTGATCAATACAATCCAATGGCGTCGGGGATGGGAATGCAGTACAATACTAATGCTGGCGCTACCTCCAAAGGAATCTCCCAATCGAATGGTGCACTATCGCAACCAGCAGGACAGCttcgccaacagcagcaatatGACATGttccagcagcaaaaacaattCCTGAACAACTATGCCGGATTGGGCTCTGCTGCTGGCGGTAATGGTGTAAACGTGACGGCCTCCTCCACCGCTGCCGCTGTCCGTCTGCAGCAACAGTCACAGCAAGCTTCCCATTACTATAAGAAACCGCAGGCCATGCGTTACGGAGGAGGAGCGGGAGCGAACAACACCATGCCGCCGACGTCCGGTGGACCTTCCGCTGGTTCCAACTGGAAGTCTCCGATGGCTAATAACAACACGATTCAGGATCCCGCCGCCAAGCTGTTTATGGAACTCAAcaaaatgcagcagcagcagcagcaacaatcacAATACTACGTACCTTTCCAGTAA
- the LOC118511608 gene encoding uncharacterized protein LOC118511608, giving the protein MFGTICRLCFKELDPDDPDIHSILEKGIQKALKTVFPFEIWFAEDLPMYTCKQCSWNVLDFYCYSELVQKNQETLESKLLQEQKVAQKCYDMETTDKENAAPNIAFKPEMQLPDTNVADEHLIICKTELDDVLVANELHPDWMDYSFEYFNHGNTSITCEEYKITADVYDNATENCEPVPEDRQTIVAQEREDEEMNTKQMPTAGRAKQKRKRKVVKKSHTSTSIKVNAKRRTAKTNESELSCPECDRTFPNLSSLRNHEVCHVYDTCVVCKKSLRQKSMRNHMLRAHSTVNRSQEKQNNYPIGSKQKKKSIASVQKT; this is encoded by the exons ATGTTTGGTACAATTTGTCGCCTGTGTTTCAAAGAGCTCGATCCGGATGATCCGGACATACACTCTATTCTGGAGAAAGGCATTCAAAAGGCATTGAAAACCGTGTTCCCGTTCGAA ATATGGTTTGCCGAGGACTTGCCTATGTACACCTGCAAGCAGTGCTCGTGGAACGTGTTGGACTTCTACTGCTACAGCGAGCTTGTGCAAAAGAATCAGGAAACATTGGAAAGCAAACTTTTGCAAGAACAAAAAGTAGCACAAAAATGCTACGACATGGAGACGACGGACAAGGAAAATGCTGCACCAAACATTGCCTTCAAACCGGAAATGCAGTTACCCGATACAAATGTAGCGGACGAACATTTAATAATCTGTAAGACCGAACTGGACGATGTGTTGGTGGCGAACGAGCTGCATCCAGATTGGATGGATTATTCATTCGAATACTTTAACCATGGCAATACAAGCATCACGTGTGAGGAGTACAAAATCACTGCCGATGTGTACGACAACGCGACGGAAAATTGCGAACCAGTTCCCGAAGACAGACAGACCATCGTCGCACAGGAACGTGAGGATGAGGAAATGAATACGAAACAAATGCCAACAGCCGGGCGtgcgaaacaaaaacgcaaaagaaagGTCGTTAAAAAATCCCACACTTCCACGTCGATTAAGGTAAACGCAAAACGACGCACTGCAAAGACCAACGAAAGCGAGTTGTCATGTCCCGAATGCGATAGAACATTTCCGAACCTAAGCAGCCTACGAAACCATGAAGTTTGTCATGTGTATGATACGTGTGTGGTCTGTAAAAAAAGTTTACGGCAGAAGAGTATGCGTAATCATATGTTAAGGGCGCATTCTACAGTGAACAGAAgtcaggaaaaacaaaacaattatccaattggtagcaaacaaaaaaagaaatcaattgCTTCGGTTCAAAAGACGTGA